The following coding sequences are from one Novosphingobium sp. KACC 22771 window:
- the kdgD gene encoding 5-dehydro-4-deoxyglucarate dehydratase, translating into MAPEEMAKVIGSGLLSFPVTHFDGDLRFDEAPYRQHCGWMLEHDVAALFAAGGTGEFFSLTADETVQVVRAAVEETAGRVPVISGCGYGTAIAVEIAQGAEKAGADGLLLLPQYLVGAKQEGLAAHIEAVCRSTNLGVIVYNRDNAIVNEDTLARLCERNPNLVGYKDGVGDIELMMRIYCKLGDRLTYIGGLPTAETFAPAYLEMGVTTYSSAIYNFLPEWAVAFYKAARARDHARVHQMLRDFVLPYIALRNRGRGYAVSIVKAGMNVIGRPAGPVRTPLTDLSAAEHDELAALVAKAKASL; encoded by the coding sequence ATGGCCCCAGAGGAGATGGCGAAGGTGATTGGCTCGGGGCTGCTGTCCTTTCCGGTCACGCATTTTGACGGCGATCTGCGGTTTGATGAGGCGCCCTATCGCCAGCATTGCGGCTGGATGCTGGAGCATGACGTGGCGGCGCTGTTTGCGGCCGGGGGCACGGGGGAGTTCTTCTCGCTGACGGCGGACGAGACGGTGCAGGTGGTGCGCGCGGCGGTGGAAGAGACAGCCGGGCGGGTGCCGGTCATTTCGGGCTGCGGCTATGGCACGGCGATTGCGGTGGAAATCGCGCAAGGAGCGGAAAAGGCCGGGGCCGACGGCCTGCTGCTGTTGCCGCAATATCTGGTGGGGGCCAAGCAGGAAGGGCTTGCCGCGCATATCGAGGCGGTGTGCCGCTCGACCAATCTGGGCGTGATCGTCTATAACCGCGACAATGCGATTGTGAACGAGGACACGCTGGCCCGCCTGTGCGAGCGCAACCCCAATCTGGTGGGATACAAGGACGGGGTGGGCGACATCGAGCTGATGATGCGCATCTATTGCAAGCTGGGCGACCGGCTGACCTATATCGGGGGCCTGCCCACGGCGGAGACCTTTGCGCCCGCTTATCTGGAGATGGGCGTGACGACCTATTCCTCGGCGATCTATAATTTCCTGCCCGAATGGGCGGTGGCTTTCTACAAGGCGGCGCGCGCGCGCGATCATGCGCGGGTGCATCAGATGCTGCGCGATTTCGTGCTGCCCTATATCGCGCTGCGCAATCGCGGGCGGGGCTATGCGGTCTCCATCGTGAAGGCGGGGATGAATGTGATTGGCCGTCCAGCAGGCCCGGTGCGCACCCCGCTCACCGATCTGTCGGCCGCCGAACATGACGAACTGGCCGCGTTGGTGGCCAAGGCGAAGGCGAGCCTGTGA
- a CDS encoding HPP family protein — protein MRAVNNVLQWAGVQSAPTAARLWTAGLGAAFGILAAGLVIRLWPPVMAGLGLPVMIAPIGASAVLLFAVPASPLAQPWAIVGGNTISALCGIFWMKVLGDPAYAACLGVASAIVMMSLARCLHPPGGACALTCVIGGKAVVAAGWSFALVPVALDSALLVAFGVLYNCAVRGNYPHRVAQYAAPGPARAGFSMADIESVLSQYDQLLDVSSEDLDTLFRQVETRAYRRLHGTIRCEQIMRQDGATLSPGDDLARAVALFGAHRVGALPVVDAQGRPEGLLRLDSLVSVGDEEKVEQVMDISPCIASADAQIDELLPILSGGLYHHALVVDARGHLLGMIAQTDLLSALWRGHIAEQIALHEGGKAP, from the coding sequence ATGCGCGCCGTGAACAATGTGCTCCAATGGGCCGGTGTGCAAAGCGCGCCGACGGCCGCGCGCCTGTGGACGGCGGGGCTGGGGGCGGCATTCGGTATTCTTGCGGCGGGGCTGGTGATCCGGCTGTGGCCGCCGGTGATGGCGGGGTTGGGCCTGCCGGTGATGATTGCGCCCATCGGCGCCTCGGCGGTGCTGCTCTTTGCCGTCCCGGCCAGCCCGCTGGCCCAGCCATGGGCGATTGTGGGGGGCAATACGATATCGGCGCTCTGCGGCATTTTCTGGATGAAGGTGCTGGGCGATCCGGCCTATGCGGCCTGTCTTGGCGTGGCCAGCGCTATTGTCATGATGAGCCTTGCGCGCTGTCTGCACCCGCCGGGCGGGGCCTGCGCGCTGACCTGCGTGATCGGGGGCAAGGCGGTGGTGGCCGCGGGCTGGTCCTTTGCGCTGGTGCCGGTGGCGCTGGACAGCGCGCTGCTGGTGGCCTTCGGCGTTTTGTACAATTGCGCGGTGCGGGGCAATTATCCCCACCGCGTCGCGCAATATGCCGCGCCGGGGCCTGCGCGGGCGGGCTTTTCGATGGCGGACATCGAATCGGTGCTCTCGCAATATGACCAATTGCTCGATGTCAGCAGCGAGGATCTCGACACCTTGTTCCGGCAGGTCGAAACGCGCGCCTATCGTCGGCTGCATGGCACAATCCGCTGTGAACAGATCATGCGGCAGGACGGCGCCACCTTGTCGCCGGGCGATGATCTGGCGCGCGCGGTGGCGCTGTTTGGCGCGCATCGCGTGGGCGCTCTGCCGGTGGTCGACGCTCAGGGGCGGCCCGAGGGCTTGCTTCGCCTCGACAGCCTCGTTTCGGTGGGCGATGAGGAGAAGGTGGAGCAGGTGATGGACATCTCGCCCTGTATCGCCTCGGCCGATGCGCAGATCGACGAATTGCTGCCGATCCTGTCGGGCGGGCTGTATCATCACGCGCTGGTGGTCGACGCGCGCGGCCATCTGCTGGGGATGATCGCCCAGACCGACCTGCTTTCGGCCCTGTGGCGCGGGCATATTGCCGAACAGATCGCCCTGCACGAAGGAGGCAAGGCGCCATAG
- the surE gene encoding 5'/3'-nucleotidase SurE, whose product MRILLTNDDGIHAPGLKVLEAIARKLSDDIWIVAPSEEQSGAGHSLTLTRPVRMRRHGERRFSVTGTPTDSVTLALRKILPEAPDLILSGVNRGANLGDDVTYSGTVSAAMEGTLAGIRSIALSQVYSKEGVGDDVSFEAAEQWGEKVLRPLIDAPFAPRTLVNVNFPPLHADAVQGIRVVRQGFHDYARGSVVESTDPRGYPYYWFGLHGIEHTPGHKTDLEAIADGFISVTPLQLDLTHDASLAAMAERFAQ is encoded by the coding sequence ATGCGCATCCTCCTGACCAATGACGACGGGATCCACGCGCCCGGCCTCAAGGTTCTGGAGGCAATTGCGCGCAAGCTTTCCGATGACATCTGGATTGTCGCGCCCTCCGAGGAGCAATCGGGCGCGGGACACAGCCTGACGCTGACCCGCCCGGTGCGGATGCGCCGCCATGGCGAGCGGCGCTTTTCCGTCACCGGCACGCCCACCGATTCGGTCACGCTGGCCCTGCGCAAGATTTTGCCCGAGGCGCCGGACTTGATCCTGTCGGGCGTCAATCGCGGGGCCAATCTGGGCGATGACGTCACCTATTCGGGTACGGTGTCGGCCGCGATGGAGGGCACGCTGGCGGGCATCCGCTCCATCGCCCTGTCTCAGGTCTATTCCAAGGAAGGCGTGGGCGACGATGTTTCCTTCGAGGCAGCCGAGCAATGGGGCGAGAAAGTGCTGCGCCCGCTGATCGACGCGCCCTTTGCCCCGCGCACGCTGGTCAATGTCAACTTCCCCCCCCTGCACGCCGATGCGGTGCAGGGCATACGCGTGGTGCGTCAGGGCTTTCACGATTACGCGCGCGGATCGGTGGTCGAAAGCACGGACCCGCGCGGCTATCCCTATTATTGGTTCGGCCTGCACGGGATCGAACATACGCCGGGGCACAAGACCGACCTTGAGGCGATTGCCGATGGGTTCATCTCGGTCACCCCGCTTCAGCTGGATTTGACGCATGACGCTTCGCTGGCCGCGATGGCCGAGCGGTTTGCCCAATGA
- the serS gene encoding serine--tRNA ligase has translation MHDIRFIRENPAAFDAGLARRGLEPLSATILAADADARSAQTSVDTMLATRNAASKQIGALMSKGDKEGAAALKAEVEAIKIDLPAKEEAKRAADKALADMLATIPNLPVDEVPQGADENDNAEVSRWGEPRIIEGAKEHFDIGTPLGLDFESAQVVSGARFAYLRGPIARLNRAIGQFMLDTHTETFGYQEVVPPVLVRDDALYGTAQLPKFEEDLFQTQLSFSTAEIIKFKWNALEELKAKLGQNAEGLELTDEKVWNALPNPPGRLWLIPTAEVSLTNLVREQILDGDLPLRFTALTLCFRSEAGAAGKDTRGLIRQHQFDKCELVSITTPEQSDDEHERMTGAAEHILQSLGLPYRRMLLCSGDMGFSARKTYDLEVWLPGQGKYREISSCSNCGDFQARRMNARYRPAGEKGTKFVHTLNGSGLAVGRTLVAILENYQNEDGSVTIPEVLRPYMGGLERISA, from the coding sequence ATGCACGACATTCGATTCATCCGCGAAAACCCCGCAGCTTTTGACGCCGGCCTTGCGCGCCGGGGGCTAGAGCCGCTTTCGGCCACCATTCTTGCCGCGGACGCCGATGCGCGTTCGGCGCAGACCTCGGTGGACACGATGCTGGCCACGCGCAACGCCGCCTCCAAGCAGATCGGCGCGCTGATGAGCAAGGGTGACAAGGAAGGCGCCGCCGCGCTCAAGGCCGAGGTCGAGGCGATCAAGATCGACCTGCCCGCCAAGGAAGAGGCCAAGCGCGCCGCCGACAAGGCGCTGGCCGACATGCTGGCCACGATCCCCAACCTGCCCGTGGACGAAGTGCCGCAGGGCGCGGACGAAAATGACAATGCCGAAGTCAGCCGCTGGGGCGAACCGCGCATTATCGAGGGCGCGAAGGAGCATTTCGACATCGGCACGCCGCTCGGCCTTGATTTTGAAAGCGCGCAGGTGGTTTCGGGCGCGCGTTTTGCCTATCTGCGCGGGCCGATTGCGCGTTTGAACCGCGCCATCGGGCAATTCATGCTCGACACCCACACCGAGACTTTCGGCTATCAGGAAGTCGTGCCGCCCGTGCTGGTGCGCGACGATGCGCTTTACGGGACGGCGCAATTGCCCAAGTTTGAGGAGGATTTGTTCCAGACTCAACTATCCTTCAGCACAGCCGAAATCATTAAGTTCAAGTGGAATGCTCTGGAAGAGCTTAAGGCAAAGCTTGGCCAAAACGCTGAGGGGCTAGAGTTAACCGATGAAAAAGTGTGGAATGCCCTTCCTAACCCTCCCGGCCGCCTTTGGCTGATCCCCACCGCCGAAGTGTCGCTGACCAACCTCGTGCGCGAACAGATCCTTGATGGCGACCTGCCCTTGCGCTTCACGGCCCTCACCCTCTGCTTCCGCAGCGAAGCGGGCGCGGCGGGCAAGGACACGCGTGGCCTCATCCGTCAGCACCAGTTCGACAAATGCGAACTCGTTTCCATCACCACGCCCGAACAGAGCGATGATGAGCACGAGCGCATGACCGGGGCTGCCGAGCATATCCTGCAAAGTCTTGGCCTGCCCTATCGCCGCATGCTGCTTTGCAGCGGCGACATGGGCTTTTCCGCGCGCAAGACCTACGACCTCGAAGTCTGGCTGCCGGGTCAGGGCAAATATCGCGAGATCAGCTCCTGCTCGAACTGCGGCGATTTTCAGGCGCGCCGCATGAACGCGCGCTATCGCCCCGCGGGTGAGAAGGGCACGAAATTCGTCCATACGCTCAACGGTTCGGGCCTTGCCGTGGGCCGCACGCTGGTGGCGATCCTCGAAAATTATCAGAACGAGGATGGCAGCGTGACCATCCCCGAAGTGCTGCGCCCCTATATGGGCGGGCTGGAGCGCATTTCGGCCTGA
- a CDS encoding TonB-dependent receptor domain-containing protein, with protein MMGICCGALRASGCSGLAMATALALGAAPSQAMAAADQAAPSAPSGDASIIVTGSRIKRDGYDAPTPLTVVNADAIAKAAPANVADYVNSLPQLNPNSTPRVGNGATSTGTAGLNLLDLRGLGPNRTLVLVDGQRVAPSTQTGAVDVNNIPTSLLKRIDVVTGGASAAYGSDAVAGVVNFIVDKQFEGLRLNLNGGVTDRNDNRNWQITGAFGTRFADDRGHFLLSVEHQHEDGIDQLDPKKRNWYNATYLVANPAYAAGNGQPKTIVASNVNYSNLALGGLITSGPLRGTAFGPGGAPYQFNYGTLAVNATQPTSNFMIGGQTWNEGNVTALSPRIDRNNVWSRLSYDLTDNITLSLDGSYGRTHTIGSAAYQRYTGGSSPFAAVSINNPYLPASVRTAGLAAGVSTFAYGMSTIDMGRMVNDIARENFRVVGALNGKFGDGWSWQTYYQYGQSNINVQLRNTTNIARMAQAVDATTNSSGAIVCRSTLTTPGNGCIPLNIFGTGVADPNAIAWIKGTASQTQKISESVVAASINGSLARTWAGPISIAAGVEHRSENASAVGDPLSQTNGWVTGNFKTNSGGFKVTEGFGEVVVPLLKDSRFGKSADFNGAVRVTNYTTSGTVTTWKLGLTYEPVSDLKLRVVRSRDIRAPSISEGFAAGATQAVDVIVPTGGAYAPGTFRITQVTNGNTSLRPEMADTLSLGAVLKPRFLPGFSASVDYYNIRVKDAITTLAVNDMVTLCYAGVSSVCSLITADPTTRAITQISRVPVNVASLRMRGLDFDASYRQSLGRFLPGSINIRVLATRSLNYTLNTGVTMTEYAGVNGGPFATFSIPKWRTNTTIGYDSERVSLTATMRTISAGVYNNAFVEGVDIDTNKIKGATYFDLGGSYRISGDSRRNFEAYFKVDNLLDKAPPVAAGNVSSALQVNPTLYDVLGRAYRIGLRVRY; from the coding sequence ATGATGGGCATTTGCTGCGGCGCGCTGCGCGCCTCGGGTTGCAGTGGGCTGGCTATGGCCACGGCATTGGCATTGGGCGCCGCCCCGTCGCAGGCCATGGCCGCCGCCGATCAGGCCGCGCCCAGTGCGCCCTCCGGCGATGCCTCGATCATTGTCACCGGATCGCGGATCAAGCGCGACGGCTATGATGCCCCCACGCCGTTGACGGTGGTCAATGCCGATGCCATCGCCAAGGCGGCCCCTGCCAATGTCGCCGATTATGTCAACTCGCTGCCCCAGTTGAACCCGAATTCGACGCCGCGCGTCGGCAATGGCGCGACCTCGACGGGCACGGCGGGTCTCAACCTGCTCGATCTGCGCGGGCTTGGCCCCAATCGCACGCTGGTTCTGGTCGATGGCCAGCGCGTGGCGCCCTCGACCCAGACGGGCGCTGTCGATGTCAACAATATCCCCACCAGCCTGCTCAAGCGCATCGACGTGGTGACGGGCGGCGCCTCGGCGGCCTATGGCTCGGACGCGGTGGCGGGCGTGGTCAACTTCATCGTGGACAAGCAGTTCGAGGGCCTGCGCCTCAATCTGAACGGCGGCGTCACGGATCGCAATGACAATCGCAATTGGCAGATCACCGGCGCATTCGGCACGCGTTTTGCCGATGATCGCGGCCATTTCCTGCTCTCGGTCGAACATCAGCATGAAGATGGCATCGACCAGCTCGATCCCAAGAAGCGCAATTGGTATAACGCGACCTATCTGGTGGCCAATCCGGCCTATGCGGCGGGCAATGGCCAGCCCAAGACCATCGTGGCCAGCAATGTCAATTATTCCAATCTGGCGCTGGGCGGGTTGATCACCTCCGGCCCGCTGCGCGGCACCGCCTTTGGCCCGGGCGGAGCGCCCTATCAGTTCAACTATGGCACGCTGGCGGTCAATGCCACCCAGCCCACCTCCAATTTCATGATCGGCGGCCAGACCTGGAATGAGGGCAATGTCACCGCGCTCTCGCCCCGGATCGACCGCAACAATGTCTGGAGCCGCCTCAGCTATGATCTGACCGACAATATCACGCTCTCGCTCGATGGCTCCTATGGCCGCACCCATACGATCGGCAGCGCGGCCTATCAGCGCTATACGGGCGGGTCATCGCCCTTTGCCGCCGTGTCGATCAATAACCCCTATCTGCCCGCCAGCGTTCGGACGGCAGGGCTGGCGGCGGGTGTTTCCACCTTTGCCTATGGCATGTCCACCATCGACATGGGCCGCATGGTCAATGACATTGCGCGTGAGAATTTCCGCGTCGTCGGCGCGCTCAATGGCAAATTCGGCGACGGGTGGAGTTGGCAGACCTATTACCAATACGGTCAGAGCAACATCAATGTGCAGTTGCGCAACACCACCAATATCGCCCGCATGGCCCAGGCGGTGGATGCCACCACCAACAGCAGCGGGGCGATTGTCTGCCGCTCGACGCTGACCACTCCGGGCAATGGCTGCATTCCGCTCAATATCTTCGGCACGGGCGTGGCCGATCCCAACGCGATTGCCTGGATCAAGGGCACGGCCTCGCAAACCCAGAAGATTTCGGAAAGTGTGGTGGCCGCCTCGATCAACGGTTCGCTGGCGCGGACATGGGCCGGGCCGATCTCGATTGCGGCCGGTGTCGAGCATCGTTCCGAAAACGCCAGCGCCGTGGGCGATCCCCTGTCGCAGACCAACGGCTGGGTGACGGGCAATTTCAAGACGAATTCGGGCGGTTTCAAGGTGACCGAGGGCTTTGGCGAAGTTGTGGTGCCGCTGCTGAAAGACAGCCGGTTCGGCAAGTCGGCCGACTTCAACGGCGCGGTGCGCGTGACGAATTATACGACTTCGGGCACGGTGACCACCTGGAAGCTGGGCCTGACCTATGAGCCTGTCTCGGATCTCAAGCTGCGCGTGGTGCGCTCGCGCGATATCCGTGCGCCCTCGATCAGCGAAGGCTTTGCCGCCGGCGCCACGCAGGCGGTGGACGTGATCGTTCCGACCGGCGGCGCCTATGCCCCCGGCACGTTCCGCATCACCCAGGTGACCAACGGCAACACCTCGCTGCGCCCCGAAATGGCCGACACGCTCAGCCTTGGCGCCGTCCTGAAGCCGCGTTTCCTGCCGGGCTTTTCGGCCTCGGTCGACTATTACAATATCCGCGTAAAGGACGCGATCACCACGCTTGCCGTGAATGACATGGTGACGCTGTGCTATGCCGGGGTCAGCTCGGTCTGCTCGCTCATCACCGCCGACCCGACCACCCGCGCCATCACTCAGATCAGCCGCGTTCCCGTCAATGTCGCCTCGTTGCGGATGCGGGGCCTCGACTTTGACGCCTCGTATCGCCAGTCGCTCGGGCGGTTCCTGCCCGGCTCGATCAATATTCGCGTGCTGGCGACGCGCTCGCTCAACTATACGTTGAACACCGGCGTGACGATGACCGAATATGCCGGGGTCAACGGCGGTCCCTTTGCGACATTTTCCATTCCCAAATGGCGCACCAACACCACGATCGGCTATGACAGCGAGCGGGTTTCGCTGACCGCGACCATGCGCACGATCAGCGCGGGCGTCTATAACAACGCCTTTGTCGAGGGCGTGGACATTGACACCAACAAGATCAAGGGCGCGACCTATTTCGACCTTGGCGGCAGCTATCGCATTTCGGGCGACAGCCGCCGCAATTTCGAGGCCTATTTCAAGGTCGACAACCTGCTCGACAAGGCGCCGCCGGTCGCTGCGGGCAATGTGTCGAGCGCGCTGCAGGTGAACCCCACCTTGTATGACGTGCTGGGCCGGGCCTATCGCATCGGCCTGCGGGTCCGGTATTGA
- a CDS encoding cytochrome P450 yields the protein MSELTLDRPFRFDPYSPENDADPYPAYKVLREEHPCFWSEEAGMWVLSRHEDILNALQNWRLYSSAKGNLINEFPGRAGATLGSSDPPRHDRLRALVQSAMTKRALDHVIEPARASVRRHLAAIEGKDVFDFVGELGGAVTLDLIFYLFALPPENADEVRDNAVLMVQTDPVTRQKSPAHLAAFQWMADYAQRIVAERKANPGDDLLSNFITAEIDGEKLLDKEVQLTVTTLIMAGIESLSGFMGMFALNMADFAEARRAICADLSLLPDAIEESLRFNTSAQRFKRCATQDIELHGQSIKAGDFIMLAYGAANRDSAVFNDPDTYDITRRPKRHLGFGGGVHACLGSMLARVAVQILFEEFLTAVPEFTRVDAQLEWVPSSNFRSPSKLLLRRG from the coding sequence ATGAGCGAGCTGACGCTGGATCGTCCGTTCCGTTTCGATCCCTATTCGCCCGAAAATGACGCCGATCCCTATCCCGCTTATAAGGTGCTGCGCGAGGAGCATCCCTGTTTCTGGAGCGAGGAAGCGGGCATGTGGGTGCTTTCGCGTCACGAGGATATTTTGAACGCCTTGCAGAACTGGCGGCTCTATTCCTCCGCCAAGGGCAATCTCATCAACGAATTTCCCGGTCGCGCGGGGGCAACGCTGGGCAGCAGCGATCCGCCGCGCCATGACCGCCTGCGCGCGCTGGTGCAAAGCGCGATGACAAAGCGGGCGCTCGACCATGTGATCGAACCGGCGCGCGCCTCGGTGCGGCGCCATCTGGCCGCCATCGAGGGCAAGGATGTGTTCGACTTCGTGGGCGAGCTGGGCGGCGCGGTCACGCTCGATCTCATCTTCTATCTATTTGCCCTGCCCCCCGAAAACGCCGATGAAGTGCGCGACAATGCCGTGCTGATGGTCCAGACCGATCCGGTCACGCGGCAAAAAAGCCCCGCCCATCTGGCCGCGTTTCAATGGATGGCCGATTATGCCCAGCGCATCGTGGCCGAGCGCAAGGCCAATCCGGGCGATGATCTGCTCTCCAACTTCATCACCGCCGAGATCGACGGGGAAAAGCTGCTCGACAAGGAAGTGCAGTTGACCGTCACCACGCTGATCATGGCGGGGATTGAATCGCTCTCGGGCTTTATGGGCATGTTCGCGCTGAACATGGCCGATTTTGCCGAGGCGCGCCGCGCGATCTGCGCCGATCTCTCGCTGTTGCCCGATGCCATTGAGGAATCCTTGCGCTTCAACACCTCGGCCCAGCGGTTCAAGCGTTGCGCCACGCAGGATATTGAATTGCATGGGCAGAGCATCAAGGCGGGCGATTTCATCATGCTGGCCTATGGCGCGGCCAACCGCGACAGCGCGGTGTTCAACGATCCCGACACCTATGACATCACCCGGCGGCCCAAGCGGCATCTGGGCTTTGGCGGCGGGGTTCATGCCTGCCTCGGCTCGATGCTGGCGCGCGTTGCGGTTCAGATCCTGTTTGAGGAATTCCTGACCGCCGTGCCGGAATTCACCCGCGTCGATGCGCAGCTCGAATGGGTGCCCTCGTCCAATTTCCGCAGCCCGAGCAAACTCCTGCTGCGGCGCGGATAA
- a CDS encoding helix-turn-helix domain-containing protein has translation MANRHQIRRYALYGEGNHAIAPEFLHIETISARSSQHEWTISPHAHPGIFQLLLLDGGHGDLVDDAGTTRLDPVSLVVVPSGCVHAFRFATDAQGWVLSLADALLHDRRLAGLLGAVALGGHGARHRLLAPGPAGRLGWLLADLAQGAAQGAQMLAPSLVAQLGLILALAAEGLSAAPHPPRSGQDALVARFKALVEAHYTQGWGVQDYAAHLATTAPTLTRACRAVLDLPPAEVVQQRLLLEAMRLLTYTASSIGQIAATLGFADPAYFARFFKSRTGRTASDFRNSRAWVI, from the coding sequence ATGGCCAACAGGCACCAGATCCGCCGCTATGCGCTTTATGGCGAGGGCAATCATGCGATCGCCCCGGAATTCCTGCATATTGAAACGATCTCAGCCCGCTCCAGCCAGCATGAGTGGACCATTTCGCCCCACGCTCATCCTGGTATTTTTCAACTCCTTCTGCTGGATGGCGGCCATGGCGATCTGGTCGATGATGCCGGCACCACCCGCCTCGATCCGGTCAGCCTCGTCGTCGTGCCATCGGGCTGCGTTCATGCCTTTCGTTTTGCCACCGATGCGCAAGGCTGGGTGCTCTCGCTGGCCGATGCGTTGCTGCATGATCGGCGGCTGGCGGGACTGCTGGGCGCGGTGGCGCTGGGCGGGCATGGTGCGCGGCATCGCTTGCTGGCCCCCGGCCCGGCGGGGCGGCTCGGCTGGCTGCTGGCCGATCTGGCGCAGGGCGCGGCGCAGGGTGCGCAAATGTTGGCCCCCTCGCTGGTGGCGCAGCTGGGGCTGATACTGGCGCTGGCCGCCGAGGGGTTGAGCGCCGCGCCCCATCCGCCGCGCAGCGGGCAGGACGCGCTGGTTGCCCGCTTCAAGGCGCTGGTCGAGGCGCATTATACCCAAGGCTGGGGCGTGCAGGATTACGCCGCCCATCTGGCCACCACCGCGCCCACGCTGACGCGCGCCTGCCGCGCCGTGCTGGATCTGCCCCCCGCCGAGGTGGTCCAGCAACGCCTGCTGCTCGAAGCCATGCGCCTGCTGACCTATACCGCCAGCAGCATTGGCCAGATTGCGGCCACGCTGGGCTTTGCTGATCCGGCCTATTTCGCCCGTTTCTTCAAATCGCGCACTGGGCGCACCGCCTCGGATTTCCGCAACAGCCGCGCCTGGGTGATATAG
- a CDS encoding dicarboxylate/amino acid:cation symporter has product MHIPEVSTLAPPTPKRWYGHLYAQVLMAIAAGVALGHFAPDMGEAMKPLGDIFIKLVKMVIAPVIFLTIVTGIAGMRDLSSVGRVAAKAFAYFFTFSTLALIVGLIVANTVRPGAGLNIDPASLDASKVADYAAKAHESSVMGFINAMVPETYVSALTDGNILQVLVVAILFGVSLASVGDVGERVLCVLEDVSTVFFRLVSIVMKAAPLGAFGAMAFTIGKYGVHSLAHLVGLVATFYLTSLLFVIVVLGIVGRLAGFSIFRLLAYLKSELLLVLGTSSSESALPALIEKMERAGCPKAVVGLVVPTGYSFNLDGTNIYMTLAALFIAQACNVDLTLGQQALLLGVAMLSSKGAAGVTGAGFITLAATLSIVPSVPVAGMALILGVDRFMSECRSLTNFVGNAVATIVVARWEGKLDKAALDAALKG; this is encoded by the coding sequence ATGCATATTCCCGAAGTTTCAACCCTTGCCCCGCCCACGCCAAAGCGCTGGTACGGGCATCTCTACGCGCAAGTGTTGATGGCGATTGCCGCGGGCGTGGCGCTGGGCCATTTCGCGCCCGATATGGGCGAGGCGATGAAGCCGCTGGGCGATATTTTCATCAAGCTGGTCAAGATGGTGATCGCCCCGGTGATCTTCCTGACCATCGTCACGGGCATTGCGGGCATGCGCGACCTGTCCTCGGTGGGGCGAGTGGCGGCCAAGGCTTTTGCCTATTTCTTCACCTTTTCGACGCTGGCGCTGATCGTCGGGCTGATCGTGGCGAATACGGTGCGGCCCGGCGCGGGGCTGAACATCGATCCGGCCAGCCTCGACGCCAGCAAGGTGGCCGATTACGCCGCCAAGGCGCATGAGAGCAGCGTCATGGGCTTTATCAACGCGATGGTGCCCGAAACCTATGTTTCGGCGCTGACCGATGGCAATATCCTGCAGGTGCTGGTGGTCGCGATCCTGTTCGGCGTGTCGCTGGCCTCGGTGGGCGATGTGGGCGAACGGGTGCTTTGCGTGCTGGAGGACGTTTCGACGGTCTTTTTCCGGCTGGTGTCCATCGTGATGAAGGCCGCCCCGCTGGGGGCCTTTGGCGCGATGGCCTTTACCATCGGCAAATATGGCGTGCACAGTCTGGCCCATCTGGTGGGGCTGGTGGCGACCTTTTACCTGACCTCGCTGCTGTTTGTTATCGTGGTGCTGGGGATTGTGGGGCGCTTGGCTGGATTTTCGATCTTTCGCCTGCTGGCCTATCTCAAATCCGAATTGCTGCTGGTGCTGGGCACGTCTTCTTCGGAAAGCGCCCTGCCCGCGTTGATCGAGAAGATGGAGCGCGCCGGTTGTCCCAAGGCGGTGGTGGGGCTGGTCGTACCCACGGGCTATTCGTTCAATCTCGACGGCACGAATATTTACATGACGCTGGCCGCGCTGTTCATCGCGCAGGCGTGCAATGTTGACCTGACGCTGGGCCAGCAGGCGCTCTTGCTGGGCGTGGCCATGCTCTCTTCCAAGGGCGCGGCGGGGGTGACGGGGGCAGGCTTCATCACGCTGGCGGCCACGCTTTCCATTGTGCCATCCGTGCCGGTGGCGGGCATGGCGCTGATCCTTGGTGTGGACCGCTTCATGTCGGAATGCCGCAGCCTGACCAATTTCGTCGGCAATGCGGTGGCCACCATCGTTGTCGCGCGGTGGGAGGGGAAGCTGGATAAGGCTGCGCTGGATGCGGCGTTGAAGGGGTAA